A single Brachionichthys hirsutus isolate HB-005 chromosome 17, CSIRO-AGI_Bhir_v1, whole genome shotgun sequence DNA region contains:
- the mrpl21 gene encoding large ribosomal subunit protein bL21m, whose protein sequence is MALIRRMGICSGLLLRQPLLFSSPLRTQSSVTADLVPRTSLSSPPWPEPTVRAPEEERSPHAAVVSTVNEQINQRDFGRLFAVVHFAGHQWKVTNEDLILVENHIPAECGDRIRMEKVLLVGAQDFTLMGRPLLGTELVRVEATVIEKTESWPRVHMRFWKRHRYQRKRIIIQPQTVLRINSIELVPTLA, encoded by the coding sequence ATGGCGCTGATCAGGAGAATGGGGATTTGCAGCGGGTTGTTGCTCAGACAGCCGCTGCTGTTCTCGTCCCCTCTCAGAACCCAGAGCTCCGTGACCGCGGACCTCGTTCCCCGAACCTCCCTGTCCAGCCCGCCGTGGCCGGAACCGACTGTCCGCGCCCCGGAGGAGGAGCGCAGCCCACATGCCGCGGTGGTCAGCACCGTGAACGAGCAGATCAACCAGCGGGACTTCGGCCGCTTGTTCGCCGTGGTCCATTTTGCTGGGCACCAGTGGAAGGTCACCAACGAAGACCTCATCCTGGTGGAGAACCACATCCCGGCGGAGTGCGGGGACCGGATCCGGATGGAGAAGGTGCTGCTGGTCGGCGCTCAGGACTTCACCCTGATGGGGAGGCCTCTGCTGGGGACGGAGCTGGTCCGGGTCGAGGCCACGGTGATCGAGAAGACCGAGTCCTGGCCCAGGGTCCATATGAGGTTCTGGAAGAGGCACCGGTACCAGCGCAAAAGGATCATCATCCAGCCGCAGACGGTGCTTCGGATCAACAGCATCGAGCTGGTTCCGACACTGGCATGA